The genomic segment cgtcgttgtttgagccaaagtggacttcatgggagacgaccaaggaggacaccactgctgaaaaaaactcataaaaaagccagactggaatttgcaaaaatgcatgttgacaagccacaaagcttctgggagaatgtcctttggacagatgagaccaaactggagctttttggtaaggcacatcagctctatgttcatagactcaaaaaccaagcatacgaagaaaagaacactgtccctacggtgaaacatggaggaggctcagtaatgttttggggctgctttgctgcatctggcacagggtgtcttgaaagtgtgcaaggtacgatgaaatctgaagactatcaaggcattctggagagaaatgtgctgcctagtgtcagaaagcttggtctcagtcgcaggtcatgggtcttccaacaggacaaccatccaaaacacacagccaaaaacacccaagaatggctgagagaaaagcgttggactattctaaagtggccttctatgagcccagatctgaatcccattgaacatatgtggaaggagctgaaacatgccatttggagaagacacccatcaaacctgagacaactggagctgtttgctcatgaggagtgggccaaaatacctgttgacagctgcagaacgctcattgacaaatacagaaatcgtttaattgcagtgattgcctcaaaaggttgtgcaacaaaatattaagttatgggtaccatcatttttgtccagccctatttcattagtttgtttttttaaataattatgttaatcaacaattcaaaagtgatggctgattttgattatttaattttcaataaatttttatttattgttacttttgtgagtttcaagtgatttcagtgagaattgtgggtttttccttctttaactgaggggtaccaacaattttgtccacgtgtgtatgttacAGTTGCCACTCAGTGGGCAAAGGGCATGAGTCGGCTAACTGTAGTCAAAAACTAGTTTCTCTTCCTATTTATTAACTCATTCACTgccattgacgtctatagacgtcaattgAAATCCGAACGTTCGCTGCcaatgacgtctatagacgtcaatcatgttttttgactgggggggctgcaggatagtctgtcggagcttgtcggtgaaaatcctggagttttggaacgtgagagtgttgcggtgggccaaaagaatgacaaagacagtgaccatggtggggcgacagcaaaaagtgccgCTGGCGATCAAAGTCGCGCTAGGTTTCGGTTTCGCCACCACCGCTCTCTTCAGCTCATCTGACGAAGTcgagtcagatgagtttagagcgagcacacatacacacacacatctaaaaatagattgtttatattttgtaagatgtattgttctgaaccaaaatgttgacttgtttgtttgtaaataaatgatttagctaacaaaaggttaaaaagttgacctcaaaatgctttttccgagttgtttttgttgtttcatataagtaaacaactgttcagttgtgtgggatgtcactaaaccaaaaaatattggcatcaaagtgattgatgtgcctctctgcacaaaaagctcgttatctctgttttttggtcaaaaacaggtgtttttgctgaaacgaccctatgttctgctgccgataacttcagaaccgaaaatgctagaaaaacttttttttcctgatgaaagaagagaatctaccctttctttcgatagtttcaatgtttatgtagtcttaaaacttgatattctgtagatcttgaaaaatctgtcaaaattcttaaaaactctggcagtagggggctctttgctctgacaacagctggcagccaatgagttaaACGCATTTTTTTTAAGCAAGAATAATATCTGAACCAAGTCAAACTGTGTGActccaaaagaaaaacacacacttaaaaGTCAGAATATCAGTGAAGTACAACCTTAAAGCTGTACATAAGGTATTTTTGTATTGAAGACATATATTAGAGGCCTGACCTCTTCCTCTGCCATGCTGTGTGGAGAACTTGGGGAAGTAGCTGGCTCTCGAACAGAAGGATTGTTTCTCATCCAGGCACGGCAGATAGGATACAGTGGGGTGCTGGTGTTGAACTGAGCCAGATCAACACTGCGATCAAATAACTTAATAATATAAGCATCTAATAGAGGCAGAAAGGCAGAAAATAGCAAGAGgattaaaattaaacaatttagCAGTGAAGGAAAAGGTAAAGTGGCCACAGTAACTGAAGCGCAACAaggaaaaaatctgaaacataAGTTCTTGCTGAAATATTTCCTCATAATTTTTGATCAAGTTTACTTTGTTTATGCTGATTGCTCTCTGGTATGCCCTCATCCATCTCTTTTCGCTTCTTCCTCCGATGCTGTGGAAATCGAGCTGAAggtctggggggaaaaaaaaaaaaaaaaaatcaaatgaaggATGTGAAACTGAAGCCAAATATTTCACGAAAATTACCACTTCTTATATGCTTGCAATAATTTATTACTGTGGCCAACTCCTTAatgtaaaatttttaaaatactgacAGGACAGACCCACAGTAAAAGGTCTCTTCAGTTccacaagaaagacaaaaacgtGTGTAAGTTGTTGTCAGGTCAGAGTGAAAGACACTTACCTTTTTCCAGCAGATGATGGAGACAAATCCCTACAGAGAGCAAGTGTAATAGGCAATCTTATTAAAATACGTAACAttcatattttgttttacattgaAAAGGCATCACAGACATTAAATGACTTCATAGCACCATTCATTCtgcagaattaaaaaaaaacatttgaaaactaAATCACTGGTCCTTACTTGCTTAAAGAGTCAGCTGATATCTTCCCTGGATCACCCTCATTCTGCTCTCTGTGGAAGGTCCAAAAAGTTACTTTAGATATTCAGAGAGTAACCACCATTAACAGATAATTATGCATGTACCAACAATGTTACTAacctttcattttcagttttctcgACCAGCCCTTTTAACACAGCATCCAATCTGCTGCGTGCACCAGTCCCCTCTGAATCTGTAGAAGTGATAATAACAGTTGTTTATAAGTATGttattgaaaaaagaacaaaagacaaaacccaCAATCATAttgaatgcatttttatgtttgtgtgaaaTACTTAttcatatacactaccattcaaaagttacgggccacttagaaatgtacttagttttgacagaaaagcagtttttttcaatgaagataatgttaaattaatcagaaatacagtctagacattgctcatgtattaaatgactattctagctggacatggctgatttttaatggaatatttccataggggtacagaggaacatttccagcaaccatcactcctgtgttctaatgctacattgtgttagctaatggtgttgaaacgctgattgatgattagaaaacccttgtgcaattctgTTAGCAGATgtgtgagttaaaaaaaaagtaaaagtgtgagttttcatgggaaagatgaatttgtctgggtgaaacttttgaacggtagtgtgtgtTTCTCACATGCAAGGTGACATTAAAAGTATTGGCTGTGTACCTTGATAAATAGGCGTAAATAGTTCAATTAAATTTCAACCTTTTTTCTGTTGATCTTTCCCAGAAATATGTCAGTAAAATTGATCAACAATTATCGACatcaattcaacattttatcatAACAGGGTTTTCAGCTATACCACCCAGCTTTATTTTTGAATCACATTAACTTCAGGGAGTGTGACAAATGTAAAATCACAACGGGATGTTTCAGTGAAACACTCATAGGTGCTCTTACCTGGCCTTTCTGTCTTGATCTTGACGTGGTGCATTATGTCCACCCTTGTATATATTCCCCACAGCAATTAAGAGATGCACGCAATTTTAAAATCACAGCTTCACTGCTGGTACCTTTACGCCGACTTCTGGTTAATCACCTGCTAACAACAACGGtcactagctagctagctagctgcgGTTACAGTTACAACCAGCTAGCCACTTTGTGCATTAGCCGTAGCCACTAGTTAAAGCTAGTTAACAAATTCAACTTTATCTACATTTATAGCTGAATAACAGATAATCCTACTTATTTCCATAAATTTACTTGCAATATTCTGCAGACTAGTCGTTTAAATACTAAATCGTACGGTGGTGCGTACTAGCCAAACTACCGTTGCTAACTTAGCTTATTTTTGACAAACGTATAGCCTTTACAGACTTTCCTCTTCCGCGCGCTGCCGGTTTCCTGTAACGTGAATGGACAGTGTGCAAACAGGGTCTCCTACATGATTGGACAAATGTCATGTCAATCATTTGTACCTCGGTGCCTATTGGCTGTGTGTCGTTTAGTAAATAACGAACCCCGTAAACAGTGACGCTCTCTTCTGGTTTCATCGGCAGCGTTAGGtagttttgtaaaataaaaaagccaaCTAATTATGTTTTCTGAGGCAAAGGTAAGCTTTTAGGGAGGACATATCTTTAAATTACCTGCCGTAGTAGCGTAATTAGCTACCTTAAAGGCAGTTAGTGTCGTGCTAGCGTTTAAGTCCAGGGTAACTTTGTTCTATGGATGTACCAAGCAGGGACAGTGGATAAAGTGGTATTTTATTGTATCTAAGTAACCCAGTCAGATAAACATGCCAGTCCATCTATAGCTGGAGGTCAGTAAGGATCAGGTATAAATCAGAGCCACACTAAAACAACCTCTCTGTCCTGTGTTCACCGATGTAATTTTGCAAAGCTGCTATGAAATCCAGGTAAGATATAGCAGAGGCACCTAAATTTACCTCCATCCAGACCTTTCAATCCCACTGATGGAAACAGCATGTGGATAGTTCTGCCAGCTATCAGGCTACACCTTTATACTACCTTAAACAATAGTTAGATGTGTGTTCTTTTTTCAGTGGTCCTGTGTTTACAAGGCAGAATCCCTTCCCACCAGCATCCACTGTGAGGAGGACACACTACCACCCATCCCGCAACCAGGCCCTgtcaaagaaagagaagaaaatagtATGTTTAACAGTCATATTTGTTTCAAAACATGACAGATTAGACCTCCCAAATCATTGCAAACATGTCTAATCACTACTTCTTGTTCTTTTTACAGACTCTGAGTCCTGTACGTTTAAGCCAGAAATCCAGTCCACAGCAGTGTAGGAAATCTGACCGCCGTTTCTCCACCACTGATGGACAACCTGTTTTTGAAGAGTGTTGGCCCTCCTCTGATTGTGAATTGTCCCCTGGCACCACTACCACCTCACCTGTCATGGAGACACCCAAACAGTCTGCCAGACCAGGGAAATCCACAGTTTCCTCATCACAGGGAGTTCAGCAGGATTCAGTGTTGGCAAAGTACGTctaatattcagtgttttttgtttaaatgtagCTATAACTTTGTTTTGCAATGCTGTGATAACTGTGATTCATTTTTTCTAACTGTGTAAATGATTTGTCGCAACCGGCATTGAATTTTGCTTTTCCAGATACATCGAGCGTTTTCGCCACGGTCAGCCGCAGAGTCGAGAGGATCGCCAGCAGATGGCTTGTGCCACTGGAGAGGAGCTGGAGA from the Acanthochromis polyacanthus isolate Apoly-LR-REF ecotype Palm Island chromosome 12, KAUST_Apoly_ChrSc, whole genome shotgun sequence genome contains:
- the lin37 gene encoding protein lin-37 homolog produces the protein MHHVKIKTERPDSEGTGARSRLDAVLKGLVEKTENEREQNEGDPGKISADSLSKDLSPSSAGKRPSARFPQHRRKKRKEMDEGIPESNQHKQNAYIIKLFDRSVDLAQFNTSTPLYPICRAWMRNNPSVREPATSPSSPHSMAEEEVTDMINGKGQNVYRLPPPTSCPVNTIGEPINLRIPQNERPSVTKLTDVAVPGSLICDHMERWKKIRQKWKECSNKNQLRYSESIKILKEMKELYDR